In Sphingobacteriaceae bacterium, the following proteins share a genomic window:
- a CDS encoding L-sorbosone dehydrogenase, with protein sequence MKKALLTLFSLYYLLSASNLQAQQAGSTVKDSSGKKRTDLPEPYATKSSRNFSEVIGWENNSTPKAPEGFTVTRFGEGYNNPRWIYVLPNGDVLVAETKVEHKGLVKVGAILIGADKQENKSEDMRRILLLRDVDKDGKPDMQTVFLADQNLPFGMVVVRNYFYVACTDAVWRYPYKEGQTTITTKGEKILELPAGERHWTKNIISNKTGTKLYVAIGSASNVGEKGLDKEANRARIIECNLDGTNMKVYASGLRNPVGMDWQPGTDIMWTAVNERDELGDDLVPDYLTSVKEGGFYGWPYSYWGSNKDPRIKEDEQRPDLVSKTLIPEVDLGSHTASLGLAFYTKKKFPAKYMNGAFIGQHGSWNRAVPSGYKVVFVPFDGKKAGKPEDFLTGFMKDESKNEVKGRPVGVAIMNDGSLLVADDAGNCVWRVSYGK encoded by the coding sequence ATGAAAAAAGCTCTGCTTACCTTATTCAGTCTTTACTATTTACTTTCTGCTTCTAATCTTCAAGCCCAGCAAGCTGGCTCTACTGTAAAAGATAGTTCCGGAAAGAAGCGAACAGATCTCCCCGAACCCTACGCAACAAAATCTTCAAGAAATTTTTCTGAGGTCATTGGCTGGGAAAATAATTCTACACCTAAGGCTCCGGAAGGGTTTACAGTGACAAGATTTGGCGAAGGGTATAACAATCCTCGTTGGATTTATGTGTTGCCAAATGGCGATGTTCTTGTTGCTGAAACAAAAGTAGAACACAAAGGTCTGGTTAAAGTTGGAGCCATACTTATTGGCGCCGACAAACAGGAAAATAAAAGCGAGGACATGCGTCGCATCCTGTTACTGCGCGATGTAGACAAAGATGGTAAACCCGACATGCAAACTGTTTTTCTTGCCGATCAAAATTTGCCATTCGGAATGGTGGTAGTGAGAAATTATTTTTATGTGGCATGCACCGATGCAGTTTGGCGTTATCCTTATAAAGAGGGGCAAACAACTATTACGACAAAAGGCGAAAAGATATTGGAACTTCCTGCTGGAGAAAGGCACTGGACAAAAAACATTATTTCTAATAAAACGGGAACAAAACTTTATGTTGCTATTGGTTCTGCCAGCAACGTGGGGGAGAAGGGTTTGGACAAAGAAGCAAATCGGGCACGTATTATAGAATGTAATTTAGATGGTACAAATATGAAGGTATACGCTTCGGGACTTCGTAATCCTGTAGGAATGGACTGGCAACCAGGTACGGATATTATGTGGACAGCAGTAAACGAACGCGATGAGTTGGGTGACGATCTCGTTCCTGATTATCTGACAAGTGTAAAGGAAGGTGGTTTCTACGGTTGGCCTTATTCCTACTGGGGTAGCAATAAAGATCCGCGCATTAAGGAAGATGAGCAACGACCAGACTTAGTTAGCAAAACACTTATTCCTGAAGTGGATCTTGGTTCACATACAGCTTCTTTAGGCCTGGCATTTTATACAAAGAAAAAATTCCCTGCAAAGTATATGAATGGCGCTTTCATTGGTCAACACGGTTCATGGAATCGCGCAGTGCCTTCCGGTTATAAAGTGGTGTTTGTTCCTTTTGATGGAAAAAAAGCAGGTAAGCCCGAAGATTTTTTAACCGGCTTTATGAAGGATGAAAGTAAAAACGAAGTCAAAGGCCGTCCGGTTGGTGTTGCCATTATGAACGACGGATCGCTGCTTGTGGCAGACGATGCGGGTAATTGCGTTTGGCGCGTGAGTTACGGAAAGTAA
- a CDS encoding ribonuclease: MAKRPGKASIGERKIFVLDTSVIIYDHTAMRNFAEHDVVIPITVLEELDNFKKGNDTKNFSAREFTRYIDKHAQDSLQNWTAINGPTRGKFKIELHSSSKVNAEKIFDDRKADHRILNTALYVSETHPGRKVILVTKDINLRIKAKSLNLLAEDYETGKIKSVDELYTGNTEDVKATNEQIASIYNKGNTSAKAILKKGGVPNHYYVLKNGSQSVLARYNQEDDTMQRVIKTAAFGVIPKNAEQAFALDAIMNPDIKLVTIQGVAGTGKTLLSLAGALELRRNYHQIYLARPVVPLSNKDIGYLPGDVNSKLNPYMEPLWDNLKYIRSLFSEKDKEHKQLNEMVEAQKLVVCPLAYIRGRSLSNVFFIVDEAQNLTPHEVKTIITRAGENTKIIFTGDINQIDTPYLDSQSNGLSYMIDKLKGQPLYAHITLEKGERSELANLANELL, encoded by the coding sequence ATGGCGAAACGACCAGGCAAAGCAAGTATCGGAGAACGTAAAATTTTTGTTCTCGATACCTCTGTTATTATTTACGATCACACTGCGATGAGGAATTTTGCAGAACACGATGTGGTGATCCCGATTACAGTTCTTGAAGAGTTAGATAACTTTAAGAAGGGCAACGATACAAAAAATTTCTCAGCCCGTGAATTCACAAGGTACATCGACAAGCATGCGCAGGATAGTCTGCAAAACTGGACGGCGATTAACGGACCTACCCGGGGCAAATTCAAAATAGAACTTCACAGTTCTTCAAAGGTAAACGCCGAAAAAATATTCGACGATCGTAAGGCCGATCACCGGATTTTAAATACGGCTTTATATGTTTCAGAAACTCATCCGGGAAGAAAAGTAATTTTAGTTACGAAAGACATCAATCTTCGTATTAAAGCCAAGAGTTTAAATCTTCTTGCGGAAGATTATGAAACAGGGAAAATAAAATCGGTTGATGAACTTTACACCGGCAATACTGAGGATGTAAAGGCAACCAATGAACAAATTGCCAGCATCTACAACAAAGGAAATACATCTGCAAAAGCGATTCTTAAAAAAGGTGGCGTTCCTAATCATTACTATGTTTTAAAGAATGGTTCTCAAAGTGTTCTTGCCAGGTACAATCAGGAAGATGATACCATGCAAAGGGTTATTAAGACCGCTGCGTTTGGCGTTATTCCAAAAAATGCAGAACAGGCCTTTGCTTTGGATGCCATTATGAATCCGGACATTAAACTGGTAACGATTCAAGGTGTAGCAGGAACAGGAAAAACATTATTGTCACTGGCTGGAGCCCTTGAGTTAAGAAGAAATTATCACCAGATCTATTTGGCGCGTCCTGTTGTGCCTTTGAGTAACAAAGACATAGGGTATTTGCCAGGCGACGTTAACAGCAAATTAAATCCTTACATGGAACCGCTTTGGGACAATCTAAAATACATCCGAAGCTTATTCAGTGAAAAAGATAAAGAACATAAACAACTTAACGAAATGGTGGAAGCCCAGAAATTAGTGGTTTGCCCACTTGCTTACATTCGCGGAAGAAGTTTAAGCAATGTGTTCTTTATTGTGGATGAAGCACAAAATTTAACACCCCATGAAGTGAAAACAATTATCACACGTGCCGGAGAAAATACAAAAATCATCTTCACAGGAGATATTAATCAAATAGATACCCCTTACCTTGATTCTCAAAGTAATGGCCTGAGCTATATGATCGATAAGTTAAAAGGTCAGCCCTTATATGCTCATATCACACTTGAAAAAGGCGAGCGTAGTGAATTAGCAAATCTTGCTAACGAACTGCTTTAA
- the bioD gene encoding dethiobiotin synthase — translation MNSLIVAGIGTGIGKTLISAILVEALQADYWKPIQAGDLDQSDTLKVKALISNTLSVFHPESYLLKTPMSPHAAAKIDGIEIELEKLIIPRTENTLVIELAGGLMVPLNSKELNIDLLKKWHVPVVLVSQNYLGSINHTLLSLDLLKTKNIPVMGIIFNGEQNVSTEEFILSYSKVKCLGRIPEIEAITKEEIKKIGQNLTLTI, via the coding sequence ATGAACTCACTTATAGTAGCGGGAATAGGAACAGGCATTGGAAAAACACTGATCTCTGCTATTCTTGTGGAAGCATTGCAAGCCGATTATTGGAAACCAATACAAGCTGGTGATCTCGACCAAAGTGATACTTTAAAAGTTAAGGCGTTAATCAGTAATACACTATCTGTTTTTCATCCGGAAAGTTATTTACTAAAAACTCCCATGTCACCACATGCAGCGGCTAAGATTGACGGTATTGAAATTGAGTTAGAGAAACTCATCATTCCAAGAACAGAAAACACCCTGGTGATTGAATTAGCGGGAGGCTTGATGGTTCCTTTAAATTCAAAAGAATTAAATATCGACCTTTTAAAAAAATGGCATGTGCCGGTAGTTTTAGTCTCACAAAATTATTTAGGCAGCATCAATCATACTTTGCTATCGCTTGATCTTTTAAAAACGAAAAACATTCCTGTGATGGGAATAATTTTTAACGGAGAACAAAATGTTAGTACTGAAGAATTTATTCTGAGCTATTCAAAAGTAAAATGCCTGGGCAGAATTCCAGAAATAGAAGCCATAACGAAGGAAGAAATAAAAAAAATAGGCCAGAATTTAACTCTCACTATTTGA
- a CDS encoding 8-amino-7-oxononanoate synthase yields the protein MNTLLKNATEKLQEALDKRIKDSLIRSLQVNENLSDFCSNDYLSFARSEKIKKSVEEILHKHSYLSGATGSRSISGNTDYAEILEKKIAAFHLAEAGLLFNSGYDANVGLFSCIAQKGDTIITDELIHASIIDGCRLSHATRFRFAHNDLNDLEKKFTHATGSIFVAVESIYSMDGDSADLKALADLCEKYNANLIVDEAHSTGVFGKQGKGMVNELGLENRIFARIHTFGKAMGCHGAIVLGSETLRNYLINFSRSFIFTTALPMPSLANISCAYEELANVNFDNSALHKLIERFRKNLILPEGGYLIESNSPIQSVVTTGNERTRLISKKLQQKGFDVRAILSPSVPSGKERLRISLHLHNTEEEIDALIKTLHEILSA from the coding sequence TTGAATACACTATTAAAAAACGCAACGGAGAAATTACAAGAAGCCCTTGACAAAAGAATCAAAGACTCTTTAATACGTTCTCTGCAAGTGAATGAAAACCTCAGCGATTTTTGCAGTAATGATTATTTAAGTTTTGCCCGTTCTGAAAAAATAAAAAAATCGGTTGAGGAAATTCTACATAAGCATTCTTATTTATCAGGAGCTACCGGTTCGCGTTCTATTTCAGGAAATACGGATTATGCAGAAATTCTCGAGAAAAAAATCGCCGCTTTTCACCTGGCTGAAGCGGGACTTCTTTTTAATTCAGGTTATGATGCTAATGTTGGGTTATTTTCCTGCATCGCTCAAAAAGGAGATACAATCATAACAGACGAATTAATTCATGCCAGTATTATTGACGGCTGCCGTTTAAGTCACGCTACACGTTTTCGTTTTGCGCATAACGACCTTAATGATCTTGAAAAAAAATTTACGCATGCTACCGGCAGTATTTTTGTTGCCGTAGAATCGATTTATTCCATGGATGGCGACAGTGCTGATTTAAAAGCTCTCGCTGATCTCTGTGAAAAATACAACGCTAATCTTATTGTTGATGAAGCCCATTCAACAGGTGTATTTGGAAAACAAGGCAAAGGCATGGTAAATGAACTTGGACTTGAAAACAGAATTTTTGCACGCATTCATACTTTCGGCAAGGCCATGGGTTGTCACGGCGCTATAGTATTAGGAAGCGAGACACTTCGTAATTACCTCATCAATTTTTCACGGTCCTTTATTTTTACCACTGCTTTGCCTATGCCTTCCCTGGCAAACATATCTTGTGCTTACGAAGAACTGGCAAATGTAAATTTTGATAACTCGGCACTTCATAAACTGATTGAACGCTTTAGAAAAAATTTAATTTTGCCTGAAGGCGGCTATTTGATTGAAAGTAACAGTCCCATTCAAAGTGTGGTGACAACAGGTAATGAAAGAACAAGGCTAATTTCGAAAAAATTACAACAGAAAGGTTTTGATGTAAGGGCAATTTTAAGTCCGTCAGTTCCATCTGGAAAAGAACGTTTACGCATTAGTTTACATCTTCACAACACAGAAGAAGAAATTGATGCTCTTATAAAAACATTACACGAAATTCTATCAGCATGA